The nucleotide window CTATGAGGCAATTAGGTACGCTTGTAAGCTAGACCTACTAACCGTCCTCTCTACTAACGGGGCCAGGGATCTAAAGGTAGTGGACTCGCTCTACGAAGCTGGCTTGGACGTCCTCACGGTGTCGATAGACCACTGGGACCCTGCAGTGTGCGACAAGATAAGGGGGGTCAGCGGGGTCTTAGCGAAGCAAGTACGCAGTATTCTACGCGCTAGGGAGCTAGAGATGAAGATGTACGCCCTGGTGTACTTGAACCCCTACCTAGTCCTAGACGGAGTCGAGGGCTTAGTCAAGTACGTGACCCAGGGCTTGAAGGTGCCGATAGGATTCTGCTACCCGACGGAGGTCGAGGTGAATACGTACAGCCTCCACGGAGGCTTTAGGGAGGAAGAGCTTAGGGAGAAGCTTAGGGAAAGCGTGTATAAGCTTCTGAAACTTAAGCGCGCAGGCTACCCGATAGTCAACACCGCGACCTACTTCGAAGACGTACTGAGGGAGGAGGGGGGGAGG belongs to Candidatus Nezhaarchaeota archaeon and includes:
- a CDS encoding radical SAM protein; its protein translation is YEAIRYACKLDLLTVLSTNGARDLKVVDSLYEAGLDVLTVSIDHWDPAVCDKIRGVSGVLAKQVRSILRARELEMKMYALVYLNPYLVLDGVEGLVKYVTQGLKVPIGFCYPTEVEVNTYSLHGGFREEELREKLRESVYKLLKLKRAGYPIVNTATYFEDVLREEGGRPNYYCKGGENVFYIDWVGDVYPCFAKSKLFNVLRDKPKFLRGVYCDDCYINCFREPSVLPQLLRNPRIAVKELAALRSMRGLLYGGPS